A single region of the Glycine max cultivar Williams 82 chromosome 20, Glycine_max_v4.0, whole genome shotgun sequence genome encodes:
- the LOC100794983 gene encoding uncharacterized protein yields the protein MGSEVVEEPTETTSLSSPRKIQTNDAPTANCHVSVTPTTLSIVQPHSLLPKPVPPTTTYSPNDVVVSSSATFAKFLRQRRNDLSSAISKGISTLKHSINDQNDCNCVTEFNLSGLKVFVTVENKNDASFARGRMRISFFSRSNCRECCAVRRFFRERALRFVEINVDVFAEREKELRERTGSATVPKIFFGEKLIGGLVELNALRKDGGEELERRLTAAVGEGPSAPAYGFDEAAEVEEEEEEEEEIGRVVRVLRQRLPIQDRWMKMKIARNCFAGSELVELLVRHHGCAPSKAVEIGKQLCKKHFIHHVFGENDFEEGNHFYRFLEHEPLISKCFNFRGSTNDSEPKAAAAVCDRLTKIMCAILESYASEDRRHVDYMAISKSEEFRRYVNMTQDLQRVNLLELSENETLAFFINLYNAMIIHAMIRVGCEEGVINRRSFSDFHYLIGGHPYSLGAIKNGILRSNQRPPYSLIKPFGTGDRRLEHALVKMDPLVHFGLCNGTKSSPKVRFFSSYRVAEELRSAAREFFENDGIEVDLEKRTIHLTPIFKWHSSDFGQERNILKWIINFLDANKAGLLTHLLGDGGHVNISYMSYDWSINS from the exons ATGGGTTCCGAAGTAGTAGAAGAACCAACGGAAACGACGTCGTTGAGTTCCCCCCGAAAAATTCAAACCAACGACGCTCCCACCGCAAACTGTCACGTGTCCGTTACTCCCACCACGCTCTCAATCGTGCAGCCACATTCACTTCTCCCAAAGCCAGTGCCTCCAACAACCACTTATTCTCCAAACGACGTCGTCGTTTCCTCCTCCGCCACATTCGCAAAATTCCTCCGCCAGCGCCGCAACGACCTGTCGTCCGCGATCAGCAAGGGGATCTCCACGCTGAAGCACTCCATCAACGACCAAAACGACTGCAACTGCGTGACGGAGTTCAACCTCTCGGGGCTAAAGGTCTTTGTGACGGTGGAAAACAAAAACGACGCGTCGTTTGCGCGGGGAAGAATGAGAATCAGCTTCTTCTCGCGCTCCAACTGCAGAGAGTGTTGCGCAGTGCGAAGGTTCTTCAGAGAGAGAGCGTTGAGGTTCGTCGAGATAAACGTCGACGTTTTCGCGGAGCGGGAGAAGGAGCTGAGAGAGAGAACGGGGAGCGCGACGGTGCCGAAGATCTTCTTCGGCGAGAAACTGATCGGAGGCTTGGTGGAGCTGAACGCGCTGAGGAAGGACGGCGGCGAGGAGTTGGAGAGGAGGCTGACGGCGGCGGTAGGCGAGGGGCCGTCGGCGCCGGCGTACGGATTCGACGAGGCGGCggaggtggaggaggaggaggaggaggaggaggagattgGGAGGGTAGTTAGGGTTTTGAGGCAGAGGTTGCCGATTCAGGATCGgtggatgaagatgaagattgcGAGGAACTGCTTCGCGGGGAGCGAGTTGGTGGAGCTTCTCGTTCGACACCATGGCTGTGCTCCTTCCAAG GCTGTTGAGATTGGAAAACAGTTATGCAAGAAGCACTTTATCCATCATGTTTTCGG GGAAAATGATTTTGAGGAAGGAAATCACTTCTATAGATTCCTTGAGCACGAACCCCTTATCTCCAAATGCTTTAACTTCCGTGGTTCCACAAATGATAGTGAACCGAAGGCTGCAGCTGCAGTGTGTGATAGGCTTACCAAGATTATGTGTGCCATTCTTGAGTCTTATGCTTCTGAAGACAGGCGACATGTTGATTATATGGCCATTAGCAAAAGTGAAGAATTTCGAAG GTATGTAAACATGACCCAAGATCTTCAGAGGGTGAATCTCTTGGAACTATCAGAAAACGAGACGCTTGCTTTCTTTATAAATTTGTACAATGCCATGATCATCCATGCTATGATTAGAGTAGGGTGTGAAGAAGGTGTAATTAATAGGAGATCCTTCTCTGATTTCCACTATTTGATTGGAGGGCATCCTTATTCTCTTGGTGCTATTAAAAATGGTATCCTCAGAAGCAATCAGAGGCCACCGTATTCCTTAATCAAGCCCTTTGGCACAGGAGACAGGCGCTTAGAG CATGCTCTTGTCAAGATGGATCCGTTAGTTCACTTTGGACTTTGTAATGGCACGAAGTCAAGCCCAAAGGTGAGGTTTTTCTCATCCTATAGAGTTGCAGAAGAATTGAGAAGTGCTGCTAGAGAGTTTTTTGAGAATGATGGAATTGAGGTGGACTTGGAGAAGAGGACCATTCATCTCACTCCGATTTTCAAGTG GCACTCTTCGGATTTCGGACAAGAGAGAAACATACTAAAGTGGATAATAAATTTCTTGGATGCAAATAAAGCAGGTCTTTTGACACATCTCTTAGGTGATGGTGGTCATGTTAATATCTCTTACATGAGTTATGACTGGTCAATAAATTCCTGA
- the LOC100795514 gene encoding histone-lysine N-methyltransferase family member SUVH9, giving the protein MNSLFSPENLPPPPGIPIPATIAAASTTTPNPILIPKLEPFDEWLNTHTPQQQQQSQDPNSSNGSLDLDLKLFGDESPEDFSGDPNLLSDFNRLSQLFRTAFSNNNAVPDPITQGIQQLGNDAVSNPFAKPPQNETTVVPPPSFQNGTVSDPGMLLQQQQQYPNGAVSDPDSRAIVPVPEDGRSSSVAVTTPRQPRRCKELVRLMDVGGPEQRHFRDVVRRTRMLYDSLRVLATVEDEGRVDARRGRSDLRASAVMRNCGLWLNRDKRIVGAIPGVCIGDVFLYRMELCVVGLHGQPQAGIDYLPASMSSNGEPIATSVIVSGGYEDDVDEGDVIIYSGHGGQDKHSRQVFHQKLEGGNLAMERSMHYGIEVRVIRGVRYEGAASATGRLYVYDGLYRIHECWFDVGKSGFGVYKYKLCRIDGQAKMGTVVMKEALMLRKDPLSFKPMCCLSLDVSNRKENVAIRLFNDIDRNYDPLQYEYLVKTNFPQFVFHQSGRGTGCECVDGCVEGCFCAMKNGGDFPYNQSGILLRGKPLVFECGPFCHCPPHCRNRVTQKGLKNRLEVFRSRETGWGVRSLDLIQAGAFICEYTGVVLTRDQAQLLTMNGDSLIYPNRFTDRWAEWGDLSMIDSNYVRPSYPSIPPLDFAMDVSRMRNVACYMSHSSTPNVLVQFVLYDHNNLMFPHLMLFAMESIPPMRELSLDYGVADEWTGKLSIGN; this is encoded by the coding sequence ATGAATTCTCTCTTTTCGCCGGAAAACCTTCCTCCACCACCGGGAATCCCAATCCCCGCCACAATTGCCGCCGCCAGCACCACCACCCCAAACCCAATTCTAATCCCAAAGCTGGAACCTTTCGATGAATGGCTCAACACCCACACAccccaacaacagcaacaatcTCAGGACCCCAATTCTTCAAATGGGTCCCTCGACCTCGACCTTAAGCTCTTCGGCGACGAATCCCCCGAAGATTTCTCCGGCGACCCTAACTTGCTCTCCGACTTCAACCGTCTCTCTCAGCTTTTCAGAACCGCTTTCTCCAACAACAACGCCGTTCCCGACCCCATCACCCAAGGGATCCAGCAGCTCGGAAACGACGCCGTTTCCAACCCCTTTGCCAAACCCCCCCAAAACGAAACCACCGTGGTTCCACCGCCGAGCTTCCAAAACGGCACCGTTTCGGACCCCGGGATGCTgctgcagcagcagcagcagtatCCGAACGGCGCCGTTTCAGACCCAGATTCGCGGGCAATTGTGCCGGTCCCGGAGGACGGGCGGTCCTCCTCGGTGGCGGTCACCACGCCGCGGCAGCCGCGGCGCTGCAAAGAGCTGGTCCGCCTGATGGATGTCGGCGGGCCGGAGCAGCGTCACTTCCGGGACGTGGTCCGGCGGACGAGGATGCTTTACGACTCCCTTCGCGTCCTGGCGACGGTGGAGGACGAGGGCCGGGTGGATGCCCGGCGGGGGCGCAGCGATTTGCGTGCCTCGGCGGTGATGAGGAACTGTGGCCTGTGGCTGAACCGTGACAAGAGAATTGTTGGTGCAATTCCCGGTGTCTGCATTGGTGATGTGTTCCTTTATAGGATGGAGTTGTGTGTTGTTGGCCTTCATGGTCAGCCTCAGGCTGGGATTGATTATCTCCCTGCCAGCATGAGTTCCAATGGTGAACCAATTGCCACTAGTGTCATTGTTTCTGGTGGTTATGAGGATGATGTTGATGAGGGTGATGTTATCATTTACTCTGGCCACGGTGGCCAGGACAAGCATTCTAGGCAGGTTTTCCACCAGAAGCTTGAGGGGGGAAATCTTGCAATGGAGAGGAGTATGCACTATGGGATTGAGGTCAGGGTTATTCGTGGGGTGCGGTATGAGGGTGCTGCCTCTGCTACCGGGAGGTTGTATGTGTATGATGGGTTGTATAGGATTCATGAGTGCTGGTTTGATGTGGGGAAGTCGGGTTTCGGGGTTTATAAGTATAAGCTGTGTAGGATTGATGGGCAGGCTAAGATGGGGACTGTGGTGATGAAGGAGGCGCTTATGCTTAGGAAGGATCCCTTGAGTTTCAAACCCATGTGTTGTTTGTCTCTTGATGTTTCGAATAGGAAGGAAAATGTGGCCATTCGGCTTTTTAACGACATTGATCGTAACTATGACCCTCTGCAGTATGAGTATCTTGTGAAGACAAATTTTCCGCAGTTTGTCTTTCATCAGAGTGGGAGGGGGACGGGTTGTGAGTGTGTGGATGGGTGTGTTGAGGGGTGCTTTTGTGCTATGAAGAATGGAGGGGATTTTCCTTATAATCAGAGTGGGATTCTCTTGAGAGGGAAGCCTTTGGTTTTTGAGTGTGGCCCGTTTTGTCATTGTCCTCCTCATTGTCGAAACCGTGTCACGCAGAAGGGGTTGAAAAATAGGTTGGAAGTGTTTAGATCTAGGGAAACTGGTTGGGGAGTTAGGTCCTTGGACCTTATTCAAGCTGGTGCTTTTATATGTGAGTACACGGGGGTTGTTCTCACTAGGGATCAAGCACAGCTTTTGACAATGAATGGTGATTCGTTGATATATCCGAATCGGTTTACTGATAGGTGGGCAGAATGGGGGGACTTATCTATGATTGACTCCAATTATGTGCGTCCATCGTATCCGTCAATACCTCCTTTGGATTTTGCTATGGATGTGTCAAGAATGAGGAATGTTGCTTGCTATATGAGTCATAGTTCGACTCCCAATGTGTTGGTTCAGTTTGTTCTCTATGATCACAATAATTTGATGTTCCCTCACCTTATGCTATTTGCGATGGAGAGCATCCCTCCGATGAGAGAGCTCAGCCTTGATTATGGGGTAGCTGATGAGTGGACAGGAAAGCTCTCTATAGGTAACTGA
- the CYP61 gene encoding peptidyl-prolyl cis-trans isomerase CYP21-4 encodes MGRIKPQALLQQSKRKKGPSRISATIVTFYALILVMLVFILFVTYRHWSNRTRLQPESYISVSEDENTSVESKKSDLPGYAVVITSKGSIIVELYKESAPEVVDEFIDLCQKGHFKGMLFHQVIKHYIIQAGHNKGPGATEDWNLLGKKYASMRHEAFMLGTSKGKYFNKGFDLFITTAPIPDLNEKLIVFGRVIKGQDIVQEIEEVDTDEHYQPKLTIGILDVALKQIV; translated from the exons ATGGGGAGGATCAAGCCTCAGGCTCTGCTACAGCAAAGCAAAAGGAAGAAGGGGCCTTCTCGCATAAGTGCCACCATTGTTACATTCTATGCATTGATTCTTGTCATGCTTGTGTTTATCCTGTTTGTTACATACAGACATTGGTCCAACAG GACAAGACTTCAACCAGAGAGCTACATATCAGTCTCTGAG GATGAAAATACATCTGTGGAATCCAAAAAATCTGATCTACCTGGATATGCT GTTGTAATTACCTCTAAAGGTTCTATTATAGTAGAACTTTACAAGGAAAGTGCTCCTGAAGTTGTTGATGAATTCATAGATTTATG TCAAAAAGGGCACTTCAAGGGGATGCTTTTTCACCAAGTAATTAAACACTATATAATTCAGGCAGGTCATAACAAAGGGCCTGGAGCTACTGAAGATTGGAACCTGTTAGGAAAGAAATACgcaag TATGAGACACGAAGCATTCATGCTCGGAACATCGAAGGGAAAATACTTTAACAAAGGATTTGATCTTTTCATCACAACTGCACCAATACCAGATTTAAATGAAAAGCTTATTGTGTTTGGCCGAGTCATCAAGGGACAGGATATTGTTCAG GAAATTGAAGAAGTGGATACAGATGAACATTACCAACCAAAACTTACTATTGGGATACTTGATGTGGCTCTTAAACAGATAGTGTGA
- the LOC100806323 gene encoding protein CHROMATIN REMODELING 19 isoform X1 yields MKPELYEISDDEWENHSFKPSQVLKRPRTSSPPSPPPIESFAYTSNSKVDVSSENDDDSDCVEIAPESANFRDNLNDLEDADVDDEPVPASRGRRFVIDDDDEEDGEEENGGRDGHVAELYDVESSEEEEEDVDELNENDVVGRALHKCARISAELKGELFGSSGTACERYSEVESSSVRIVTQEDVDVACGSEEDSDFQPLLKPYQLVGVNFLLLLYRKGIGGAILADEMGLGKTVQAITYLTLLKHLHNDSGPHLIVCPASVLENWERELKRWCPSFSVLQYHGAGRAAYCKELNSLSKAGLPPPFNVLLVCYSLFERHSAQQKDDRKILKRWRWSCVIMDEAHALKDKNSFRWKNLMSVARNANQRLMLTGTPLQNDLHELWSLLEFMLPDIFASEDVDLKKLLNAEDRDLIGRMKSILGPFILRRLKSDVMQQLVPKIQQVEYVIMEKQQETAYKEAIEEYRAVSQARMAKCSDLNSKSVLEVLPRRQINNYFVQFRKIANHPLLIRRIYSDEDVIRFARKLHPMGAFGFECTLDRVIEELKNYNDFSIHRLLLHYGVNDRKGILPDKHVMLSAKCRALAELLPSLKEGGHRALIFSQWTSMLDILEWTLDVIGLTYKRLDGSTQVAERQTIVDTFNNDTSIFACLLSTRAGGQGLNLTGADTVVIHDMDFNPQIDRQAEDRCHRIGQTKPVTIHRLVTKGTVDENVYEIAKRKLVLDAAVLESMEEINEGELPEKTMGEILSAILLS; encoded by the exons ATGAAGCCAGAGTTGTACGAAATCTCCGACGACGAATGGGAGAACCACTCCTTCAAACCCTCGCAAGTTCTGAAGCGGCCTCGCACTTCGTCTCCTCCTTCTCCGCCACCCATCGAATCCTTCGCTTACACCTCCAACTCCAAGGTCGACGTTTCAAGCGAAAACGACGACGACAGCGATTGCGTCGAAATCGCGCCGGAATCCGCTAATTTCCGCGACAATCTCAACGACCTCGAGGACGCTGACGTGGACGACGAACCGGTACCGGCGTCCCGCGGCCGGAGGTTCGTAATCGACGACGACGACGAGGAAGACGGTGAGGAGGAGAACGGGGGAAGGGATGGACACGTGGCGGAATTGTATGATGTTGAGTCGAGcgaggaggaagaggaagacgTTGATGAATTGAACGAGAACGACGTTGTTGGAAGGGCTTTGCACAAGTGCGCGCGAATCTCCGCAGAGTTGAAGGGCGAACTCTTCGGTTCCTCCGGGACCGCGTGCGAGAGGTATTCCGAGGTGGAATCTTCGTCAGTGAGGATTGTGACTCAG GAGGATGTTGACGTTGCGTGCGGGTCTGAGGAGGATTCGGATTTTCAGCCTCTGCTCAAGCCGTATCAGTTGGTTGGCGTCAATTTTTTGCTTCTCTTGTATCGGAAGGGGATTGGAGGAG CCATATTGGCAGATGAAATGGGTCTTGGCAAAACAGTTCAG GCCATCACATATTTAACTTTGCTGAAACACTTGCACAATGATTCTGGTCCACATCTTATAGTATGTCCTGCTTCTGTTCTGGAAAACTGGGAAAGGGAATTAAAAAGGTGGTGTCCATCCTTTTCTGTTCTTCAATACCATGGGGCCGGACGTGCAGCTTACTGCAAGGAGTTGAACTCCCTGTCCAAGGCGGGATTGCCTCCTCCATTTAATGTTCTTCTTGTGTGTTATTCACTTTTCGAACGACACAG TGCACAGCAGAAAGATGATCGCAAAATCCTGAAGCGGTGGAGGTGGAGCTGTGTGATAATGGATGAGGCACATGCTTTGAAGGACAAAAATAGCTTTAGGTGGAAAAATCTGATGTCTGTTGCAAGAAATGCGAACCAACGCTTGATGCTGACAGGGACACCACTTCAGAATGATCTGCAT GAGTTATGGTCATTGTTGGAGTTTATGCTGCCTGATATTTTTGCTTCTGAAGATGTTGACctgaaaaagttattaaatgCAGAAGATAGAGATTTAATTGGTCGTATGAAGTCCATCTTAGGGCCATTTATTTTACGGCGACTGAAATCTGATGTGATGCAACAACTTGTTCCAAAAATACAGCAG GTTGAATATGTTATAATGGAAAAGCAGCAGGAAACTGCTTACAAGGAAGCCATTGAAGAGTATCGTGCTGTGTCACAAGCTCGGATGGCAAAATGTTCTGATCTTAATTCAAAAAGTGTTCTTGAAGTTCTTCCTCGACGACAGATAAACAACTATTTTGTTCAGTTTCGCAAG ATAGCAAACCATCCCTTGTTAATAAGGCGAATCTACAGTGACGAGGATGTCATTCGCTTTGCTAGGAAGCTACATCCGATGGGtgcttttggttttgaatgtactTTGGACAGAGTTATAGAGGAGCTTAAAAACTACAATGACTTCTCTATTCACCGG cTTTTACTTCATTATGGTGTCAATGATAGAAAGGGGATCCTTCCAGATAAGCATGTTATGCTTTCTGCAAAATGTCGG GCCTTAGCAGAACTTCTTCCTTCACTAAAGGAGGGTGGTCATCGAGCCTTGATCTTTAGTCAATGGACTTCAATGCTTGACATATTGGAGTGGACTTTGGATGTCATTGGATTGACCTATAAACGGCTTGATGGAAG TACACAGGTAGCGGAGAGGCAAACAATAGTTGATACGTTCAATAACGATACTTCAATTTTTGCATGCTTACTTTCCACAAGAGCTGGTGGACAGGGCTTAAATTTAACAGGAGCTGATACAGTTGTAATTCATGACATGGATTTTAACCCACAGATTGATAGACAAGCCGAAGATCGTTGCCATCGAATTGGTCAAACAAAGCCTGTAACCATACATCg GCTGGTGACAAAGGGAACGGTTGATGAAAATGTGTACGAGATTGCAAAAAGAAAGCTAGTATTAGATGCTGCTGTTCTCGAGTCCATGGAGGAGATTAATGAAGGTGAATTGCCCGAGAAGACCATGGGAGAGATATTGTCTGCAATTTTATTGAGTTAA
- the LOC100806323 gene encoding protein CHROMATIN REMODELING 19 isoform X2 → MKPELYEISDDEWENHSFKPSQVLKRPRTSSPPSPPPIESFAYTSNSKVDVSSENDDDSDCVEIAPESANFRDNLNDLEDADVDDEPVPASRGRRFVIDDDDEEDGEEENGGRDGHVAELYDVESSEEEEEDVDELNENDVVGRALHKCARISAELKGELFGSSGTACERYSEVESSSVRIVTQEDVDVACGSEEDSDFQPLLKPYQLVGVNFLLLLYRKGIGGAILADEMGLGKTVQAITYLTLLKHLHNDSGPHLIVCPASVLENWERELKRWCPSFSVLQYHGAGRAAYCKELNSLSKAGLPPPFNVLLVCYSLFERHSAQQKDDRKILKRWRWSCVIMDEAHALKDKNSFRWKNLMSVARNANQRLMLTGTPLQNDLHELWSLLEFMLPDIFASEDVDLKKLLNAEDRDLIGRMKSILGPFILRRLKSDVMQQLVPKIQQVEYVIMEKQQETAYKEAIEEYRAVSQARMAKCSDLNSKSVLEVLPRRQINNYFVQFRKIANHPLLIRRIYSDEDVIRFARKLHPMGAFGFECTLDRVIEELKNYNDFSIHRLLLHYGVNDRKGILPDKHVMLSAKCRALAELLPSLKEGGHRALIFSQWTSMLDILEWTLDVIGLTYKRLDGRLIDKPKIVAIELVKQSL, encoded by the exons ATGAAGCCAGAGTTGTACGAAATCTCCGACGACGAATGGGAGAACCACTCCTTCAAACCCTCGCAAGTTCTGAAGCGGCCTCGCACTTCGTCTCCTCCTTCTCCGCCACCCATCGAATCCTTCGCTTACACCTCCAACTCCAAGGTCGACGTTTCAAGCGAAAACGACGACGACAGCGATTGCGTCGAAATCGCGCCGGAATCCGCTAATTTCCGCGACAATCTCAACGACCTCGAGGACGCTGACGTGGACGACGAACCGGTACCGGCGTCCCGCGGCCGGAGGTTCGTAATCGACGACGACGACGAGGAAGACGGTGAGGAGGAGAACGGGGGAAGGGATGGACACGTGGCGGAATTGTATGATGTTGAGTCGAGcgaggaggaagaggaagacgTTGATGAATTGAACGAGAACGACGTTGTTGGAAGGGCTTTGCACAAGTGCGCGCGAATCTCCGCAGAGTTGAAGGGCGAACTCTTCGGTTCCTCCGGGACCGCGTGCGAGAGGTATTCCGAGGTGGAATCTTCGTCAGTGAGGATTGTGACTCAG GAGGATGTTGACGTTGCGTGCGGGTCTGAGGAGGATTCGGATTTTCAGCCTCTGCTCAAGCCGTATCAGTTGGTTGGCGTCAATTTTTTGCTTCTCTTGTATCGGAAGGGGATTGGAGGAG CCATATTGGCAGATGAAATGGGTCTTGGCAAAACAGTTCAG GCCATCACATATTTAACTTTGCTGAAACACTTGCACAATGATTCTGGTCCACATCTTATAGTATGTCCTGCTTCTGTTCTGGAAAACTGGGAAAGGGAATTAAAAAGGTGGTGTCCATCCTTTTCTGTTCTTCAATACCATGGGGCCGGACGTGCAGCTTACTGCAAGGAGTTGAACTCCCTGTCCAAGGCGGGATTGCCTCCTCCATTTAATGTTCTTCTTGTGTGTTATTCACTTTTCGAACGACACAG TGCACAGCAGAAAGATGATCGCAAAATCCTGAAGCGGTGGAGGTGGAGCTGTGTGATAATGGATGAGGCACATGCTTTGAAGGACAAAAATAGCTTTAGGTGGAAAAATCTGATGTCTGTTGCAAGAAATGCGAACCAACGCTTGATGCTGACAGGGACACCACTTCAGAATGATCTGCAT GAGTTATGGTCATTGTTGGAGTTTATGCTGCCTGATATTTTTGCTTCTGAAGATGTTGACctgaaaaagttattaaatgCAGAAGATAGAGATTTAATTGGTCGTATGAAGTCCATCTTAGGGCCATTTATTTTACGGCGACTGAAATCTGATGTGATGCAACAACTTGTTCCAAAAATACAGCAG GTTGAATATGTTATAATGGAAAAGCAGCAGGAAACTGCTTACAAGGAAGCCATTGAAGAGTATCGTGCTGTGTCACAAGCTCGGATGGCAAAATGTTCTGATCTTAATTCAAAAAGTGTTCTTGAAGTTCTTCCTCGACGACAGATAAACAACTATTTTGTTCAGTTTCGCAAG ATAGCAAACCATCCCTTGTTAATAAGGCGAATCTACAGTGACGAGGATGTCATTCGCTTTGCTAGGAAGCTACATCCGATGGGtgcttttggttttgaatgtactTTGGACAGAGTTATAGAGGAGCTTAAAAACTACAATGACTTCTCTATTCACCGG cTTTTACTTCATTATGGTGTCAATGATAGAAAGGGGATCCTTCCAGATAAGCATGTTATGCTTTCTGCAAAATGTCGG GCCTTAGCAGAACTTCTTCCTTCACTAAAGGAGGGTGGTCATCGAGCCTTGATCTTTAGTCAATGGACTTCAATGCTTGACATATTGGAGTGGACTTTGGATGTCATTGGATTGACCTATAAACGGCTTGATGGAAG ATTGATAGACAAGCCGAAGATCGTTGCCATCGAATTGGTCAAACAAAGCCTGTAA